One Gossypium hirsutum isolate 1008001.06 chromosome A11, Gossypium_hirsutum_v2.1, whole genome shotgun sequence genomic window carries:
- the LOC107923653 gene encoding transcription factor MYB7 isoform X2, whose protein sequence is MGRAPCCEKVGLKKGRWTAEEDEILTKYIQTHGEGSWRSLPKNAGLLRCGKSCRLRWANYLRADLKRGNFTGEEDELIIKLHQSLGNRWSLIASHLPGRTDNEIKNYWNSHLSTKMYCFRRLSNQSLPVILNVTERKGGRKGMKDNQGHSTKKENNGNSSSNKPMEVFIDEVVPFPSTPSLEKETFPSAVEDSMHLDPYEEDNERRIGVMPGSCQHTGDGDGYVENSMLCPTATVSVVEKETDIFSLFESNESSGMLCFDNILDNELLQTNGDSTLSQWGLNQVSVDLENSGDLCPNRPAAINKQVESGDCGTGDLTTYFCTTSCFFDDCEVENILDWDWERNELWDEKECIMPSWLWELDYNDKDDRLTLENNDLELHGSAVA, encoded by the exons ATGGGGAGGGCTCCTTGTTGCGAAAAAGTTGGGCTGAAGAAGGGGAGATGGACGGCGGAAGAGGATGAGATTTTGACTAAGTATATTCAAACTCATGGAGAAGGCTCCTGGAGATCATTGCCCAAGAATGCAG GATTACTAAGGTGTGGGAAGAGTTGCAGACTAAGGTGGGCTAATTACTTGAGAGCTGATTTGAAGAGAGGGAACTTTACAGGTGAAGAGGACGAACTTATCATTAAATTGCATCAATCCTTGGGAAATAG GTGGTCTTTAATCGCCAGTCACTTACCAGGGCGAACAGACAACGAAATAAAGAACTACTGGAACTCTCATttgagtacaaaaatgtattgctTCAGAAGGCTATCCAATCAAAGTTTACCCGTGATTCTGAACGTGACCGAGCGCAAAGGCGGTCGAAAGGGAATGAAGGATAACCAAGGCCACAGTACCAAGAAAGAAAATAATGGCAATTCTTCATCAAATAAGCCTATGGAGGTTTTTATTGATGAAGTTGTGCCATTTCCTTCTACTCCATCCTTAGAAAAAGAAACCTTCCCCTCTGCTGTAGAAGATAGCATGCACCTGGATCCCTATGAAGAAGATAATGAGAGAAGGATCGGTGTTATGCCCGGTTCTTGTCAACACACTGGGGATGGGGATGGATATGTAGAGAATTCAATGCTATGCCCTACGGCTACTGTTAGCGTTGTTGAGAAAGAGACTGATATTTTCTCACTATTCGAAAGTAATGAAAGCAGCGGGATGCTCTGTTTTGACAACATCTTGGACAATGAATTGCTACAAACAAATGGCGATTCCACGTTATCCCAGTGGGGATTGAACCAAGTCTCTGTCGACCTGGAGAACAGTGGAGATCTGTGTCCAAACAGACCAGCAGCTATTAACAAGCAAGTAGAGAGTGGCGACTGTGGGACTGGGGATTTGACTACCTATTTCTGCACAACATCATGCTTCTTTGATGATTGTGAAGTCGAAAATATTCTGGATTGGGACTGGGAAAGGAACGAACTTTGGGATGAGAAGGAGTGCATTATGCCATCTTGGCTGTGGGAGCTCGATTACAATGACAAAGACGATAGACTTACATTGGAAAATAATGACCTTGAGTTGCATGGCTCCGCAGTTGCTTGA
- the LOC107923653 gene encoding transcription factor MYB7 isoform X1: protein MGRAPCCEKVGLKKGRWTAEEDEILTKYIQTHGEGSWRSLPKNAGIYNQTFFLHFFCYSVMLMFLGCISIVYGSTFQGLLRCGKSCRLRWANYLRADLKRGNFTGEEDELIIKLHQSLGNRWSLIASHLPGRTDNEIKNYWNSHLSTKMYCFRRLSNQSLPVILNVTERKGGRKGMKDNQGHSTKKENNGNSSSNKPMEVFIDEVVPFPSTPSLEKETFPSAVEDSMHLDPYEEDNERRIGVMPGSCQHTGDGDGYVENSMLCPTATVSVVEKETDIFSLFESNESSGMLCFDNILDNELLQTNGDSTLSQWGLNQVSVDLENSGDLCPNRPAAINKQVESGDCGTGDLTTYFCTTSCFFDDCEVENILDWDWERNELWDEKECIMPSWLWELDYNDKDDRLTLENNDLELHGSAVA, encoded by the exons ATGGGGAGGGCTCCTTGTTGCGAAAAAGTTGGGCTGAAGAAGGGGAGATGGACGGCGGAAGAGGATGAGATTTTGACTAAGTATATTCAAACTCATGGAGAAGGCTCCTGGAGATCATTGCCCAAGAATGCAGGTATATACAACCAGACCTTCTTCCTCCATTTTTTCTGTTACTCGGTCATGCTCATGTTTTTGGGTTGCATATCGATCGTGTACGGTTCGACTTTCCAAGGATTACTAAGGTGTGGGAAGAGTTGCAGACTAAGGTGGGCTAATTACTTGAGAGCTGATTTGAAGAGAGGGAACTTTACAGGTGAAGAGGACGAACTTATCATTAAATTGCATCAATCCTTGGGAAATAG GTGGTCTTTAATCGCCAGTCACTTACCAGGGCGAACAGACAACGAAATAAAGAACTACTGGAACTCTCATttgagtacaaaaatgtattgctTCAGAAGGCTATCCAATCAAAGTTTACCCGTGATTCTGAACGTGACCGAGCGCAAAGGCGGTCGAAAGGGAATGAAGGATAACCAAGGCCACAGTACCAAGAAAGAAAATAATGGCAATTCTTCATCAAATAAGCCTATGGAGGTTTTTATTGATGAAGTTGTGCCATTTCCTTCTACTCCATCCTTAGAAAAAGAAACCTTCCCCTCTGCTGTAGAAGATAGCATGCACCTGGATCCCTATGAAGAAGATAATGAGAGAAGGATCGGTGTTATGCCCGGTTCTTGTCAACACACTGGGGATGGGGATGGATATGTAGAGAATTCAATGCTATGCCCTACGGCTACTGTTAGCGTTGTTGAGAAAGAGACTGATATTTTCTCACTATTCGAAAGTAATGAAAGCAGCGGGATGCTCTGTTTTGACAACATCTTGGACAATGAATTGCTACAAACAAATGGCGATTCCACGTTATCCCAGTGGGGATTGAACCAAGTCTCTGTCGACCTGGAGAACAGTGGAGATCTGTGTCCAAACAGACCAGCAGCTATTAACAAGCAAGTAGAGAGTGGCGACTGTGGGACTGGGGATTTGACTACCTATTTCTGCACAACATCATGCTTCTTTGATGATTGTGAAGTCGAAAATATTCTGGATTGGGACTGGGAAAGGAACGAACTTTGGGATGAGAAGGAGTGCATTATGCCATCTTGGCTGTGGGAGCTCGATTACAATGACAAAGACGATAGACTTACATTGGAAAATAATGACCTTGAGTTGCATGGCTCCGCAGTTGCTTGA